DNA sequence from the Parambassis ranga chromosome 1, fParRan2.1, whole genome shotgun sequence genome:
TTATGGTTATgtaacctaacatgcacattGGACAGATTTTTGTCTGGCAGCACATTTCCAGAGCATGATGTATGAGACTTTATACAACCTGAACACCTTTATTAAGTTTtatcattttcacagcagagtTCTGTGCTTTATTGTAGAATGCTTCAGCCGGGTATCATGTCCCATGTCGACACATTATATGATGAGTACACACTTCAACTATGTGCTATTTTAAGGCCTCAGATCGCAGTGATGGACGACTTAGCCTGCCTGCTTTAAGTGTTCTCTAAGCGCAGTATCTGTTCGTAATCTCCACTTTAAAACTTTAGCCTTTAAAACACAGGCTGAAGGAAACAGCTCTGTGGCTGCTAacttccagcagcagcctgcccGCTCATACTGTTGCAGTGTTTGAACAATCATCCAcatcattgttgtttttctttgttcctCCAGAGAAGTTAAATGCCACAGCTACGTCCAAGTCCTATCATTCCCCGTGGGAGGAAGCCATCCTCGGTGACCCTGACCTCGTGGAAACTGTCAAACTAAGAATGCCACCACCAGACCCACGGCCGGAGCTTCCTGAATACAAGTCCTTCAACCGGTGAGAAAACTCTCAGCACATTTCAGTGAATCGGTTCAGGGTGCAGACAAGAACACTGCTTAAAGGTTGATCTAAATTCCAGGGTTGCCACTCCTTACGGAGGCTTTGAGAGAGCTCCCAGAGGAATCACATTCAAACTGCCCGAAATGGACCTCAACCCTCCCAGGTACCCAGAGCTGCAGGAGCCGGGGGTGAAGCGGCCCACCTTCAACAGGACGGCCCAGGGGTGGATATCTGAGGGCACCCACCTGATCTTGCCCACCCTCACCCTGAAGCAAGGCGATGTCCCAGAGTCCGATGACCTGTAGAAGATTTTTGCAACACAATGCTGGCCGTAGTATTTTGTCCTGTGACAACAAAGCAGTCACACAGTAGTGCAGTTATAATTCCTTCCCTTTAGTGAGATTTCTCACATGCAATGGACAACAAAATGTTTCCTGTGCCTGTTGTTCagtttaacagcatgttcacTGCAAACTGGGGGGAAAGAGAATTCAAAGAAAATCATGTAAATAGCAAAACAAATGTGGGCTCAAGTACATGATTCAGAAAGAACCTGAAAACAAGAATGAAACTTTTAAATATGTTCAGATGAAAAGATGATTTCAGAGTGTAAATAAAGAACGCAACTTATTTATTGGTGGTACAAGAGCAAAACTGGAACATGTATCtatctggagaaaaaaaaacatacagtttaATGAACAAACTCACCTGCATCATAAAATCCTAATCCAAATCTAGTTTTCACATGTAGATGTAGCGATGTCTGTGTTTAATTAAACTATTTTCATATTACAAATTATTGTTGAATTTCTCACTTATATAAAAGTGAAAGTTCATCCACATGTTAAGACAAGCTCAGGAGAAGATTCATGGTAttggaagaagaggaagaggagaagaagaagaagaggaagaagtagAAGTAGAAGAAGTGTTTTCACACTGCATCCAAGAGAAATTTAACTTGCAGTCTGTGAAGAATTATGACCTGCAGAAACTTATGGTGGTGCTCAGATTTTATCCTTCAACATGTATAATAAATGTCAAGAAACAGTTGATATACAATATTTGTGCTGTCTTTTTTGGAGTGTAATAACATccttctgactttttcttctgagtttttttctgacaGCTGGAACAGAGTCCCAGAGACACCGGAGTCTAACAGGATTGAACTCAAGGCCACATGGGAATTCATGAAGAAACACAGTGCACGACAATCATTCCTCCAAAACCTCAACACTCCAAAGAACGTGCGTGCCATCCATACAGAGCGGTCTCTACAGTCTGGTATGTGACGGTCCATGAAGTCAGAGGGGCCAAAGTTATTCTACCTTTTCAGCTGTTTCCAGTTTGGCATCAAGAGATGTGACACTCGCTCTGTGGAATTTCATCACCCTTTACCCAAAAGGTGCGATAGCAACAGGTTTCACACATTTTCTTCAACAGATGCAAGTTTAGTCTGTGACGTCCATAGATCTGGGTTAAAATCATACACTAAAACAAGCCTTACTAATTACTGCTGATTATGAGAGAGGGTTTTACAGCTGCAGCAAGAATGAAGTGCGCACAGAAAACtggcaaagaaagaaaacaaacaagtcCAAAAATAACCTTTAGAGTCGAGCTCGTCAGCTCATCTGAACAGAACTCAGCTGTGCCCCTTTCAGCAGGAGGAATATGAAGCCTAATTCTTTCcctcagatttgtttttataaataatacCAAAAACTCTTCATGTGTCCCAGGGGAGGGCTCAGTGCTATTACTGGAACAACAGCAGGATgctggaaaaacacatttaatgttCTTCAGATCGTCTTTACACTTATACTGTGTTAGTCTCACACGTACTGAATATAGAGACCAGAGTCCACCACCTAGCACTGTCCTTTGACTTGTCTTTTggcataatgacaataaagttaAATACAACTAGCTGGCCAGTTACCTTCTACTGCTCTCAGCTGTTGAATACGTGTGCTGGTGTGAAGTGTACACCTTTAGACATAATACATCATACAAGATGAATGCTTTAATCTGTTATCTTTAATCTGGCATCCAGTGTGAATAGCAAAGTAAGAATTCCATTGTACAGGGAAGTCTGTTTCCTTGCTGTCCACATGACAGTAAAAGCTTTGAATCTTGAACCCTGAACAGCACCAGCCACTGAAAACAGGAGGTGTCCCTGGAAAATAGGAAAACCCATGGTCGTCTGAACACATCAGTCCAcattaacatgctaacattagttGATGTGAGCAAATATCGCATATACAATCTGTTCATGAATtggcaataaaataaaaaaataaaaaagaatctGACTGTCAGGATAAACATCACTGTAATGTTTATCCTGACGGGTCTGTTTAATATCCCTGAGCAGATTTTTATTCTTGGACTCAAACTCAGTGAGGGCTTCTCAGTGTAACGACTCATCAGCAGTGTTTTTCACAGGCTGGCCCACATgctgcggacacacacacacatattcacactcATAAACATGCAGTGATGTAAACATACAAGCATTCACTGTACCGAAAggaaacagcagctgatggatGAAAGATTTGTAGGAAtgtctttttaaatgtattggCACACGCAAAGCTGCACCCAAACGCCACATTAAAACCTGAGTGTTTTGGACAGAGCCACTAAAACTCATGTGGAGAAGACACACCAATTACTTAGTGTCACTTTTGCTGACTCCAGCTTGAATGCACCATCAGCCTGTTTTAGTCTTCCTGTCTACACTTATAACCTGCTCCTCCGCTCTGCAGGCTTTTCCCTGCCAGGCCCTCCATCTGCCCCCAATTCTGGGATTCAACATCCTGTTCACTGCAGAGTGAGAGTCGCACAGACAAAAGCAGCACATTTgtaatattcttttttttatttttttggagggaggggggggggtatattttatgtaaatgtaatttgCACCAGTGTATCAAATGATAACTCAGGTTGTTAATCTCACGAAGACCATTGTGATCTCTTCCATTCATTTGCACAGCGTTTGTGTTTCATGTGAGAGCATCCACTAAAAGCAGGCAGGGGTTAGACCCCACAGTGCTGCATGATTATGAAACCAGTGCAGTCATGTGATGtcttctctcatcatcatcatgacaaGTTGGAAGTCTGACCTTCCGCCAGCACACAGTTTGCCATGCAGGGATTGAAGATTGAAATACAGCAGCGGCAGTGCACTTGAGGATACACTAGGGGCGGAGTTTGACCTCTCAAGTCTCAAAACATCACTAATCCGCGTCGGACATTCTGGGCCAGGCCATCATCGGCCCCGTTTGGATCCCCCCTCCTAAAGAAAAAAGGACGAATTTCCACCGAAATAACAGCGTCCTGGTGTGTGTGCGCTCTTCTTCAGCAGAGGCTCGCACTGCCTCTTGTGTGCGTGCCGGAGGGGCTGGGACTGCTGCCAGAAAGCGC
Encoded proteins:
- the myoz2b gene encoding myozenin-2b; this encodes MSQFCTMPAGERKERAAAICREVHQGTSSGDVMDLGKKLCTPKDIMLEELSLLSNRGSRLFKMRQRRSDKYTFESIQNEANAQLNNMLNENTHTVEIKVDAPPGSNEENTVSEKLNATATSKSYHSPWEEAILGDPDLVETVKLRMPPPDPRPELPEYKSFNRVATPYGGFERAPRGITFKLPEMDLNPPRYPELQEPGVKRPTFNRTAQGWISEGTHLILPTLTLKQGDVPESDDL